The Brassica napus cultivar Da-Ae chromosome C7, Da-Ae, whole genome shotgun sequence genome has a segment encoding these proteins:
- the LOC111207897 gene encoding uncharacterized protein LOC111207897 isoform X1, which produces MFVKKLVEKAGKKPGGSSSEGLRANDVEPRVVLHYGIPSGAHLFAYDPVQKILAVSTTDGRIKLFGKDQTQALLVSEEASTSKFTEFVQNQGLLLNVNSKNQIEVWDLEKKLMSHVHVFNGEITSLRVMQHTPYFYVGDSSGNVSVLKIDQDSSQVIQMDYTIPYLASNGSPVEASDDTSVVSILPQPTAETKRILLVFGSGFITLWDIKESKPVLKTGGKQEAKKATCACWVCPSGSRVAVGYSNADILIWSMTESSSMVCKLNLGYKAEKTPINSLKWVYAEGKASRVYVTGSSSNSLQVVLLNDQTEVKMVKLGLHVSEPCVDMEMIIADAKQETLLVLGKSGRVYAYDDYMIEKYLIQSQSKSPPSLSKESVVKLPFSDSCGGVTVGKFLTNSSHLLNLADEDYAQLAKDTAPFLPSQIVSKEASRSAHFPGFTKVKNVYITGHSDGSIGVWDMSCPFLIPVLFLKEQQADQDISSRGTAALTALHFDSNSRLLVSGDQNGMVRLYRFKPEPYLIENSFIPFQGSSKKGNNHIVHSVKHIKLTGSITCIQKSQNSKHLGIGSDQGHVSLVDVEEATVLYTKHIASEICPGITSLQFESCSVQGFEKNVLVVAMRDSSVFALDSDTGNMIGTNMVKPKKPFKALFMQILDGKQDSSGNGESIVEDVSTRQPSVLLCSEKAIYIYPLSQVVQGVKKVLHKKKFSSPSICSASTFYGTSGVGLTLVFSDGTVEIRSLPELSLLKQISIRGFTYSPPKQNSLPEITISASWHGDLVMVNGDAELIVSSVLPQKETFRLVESLSRVYKKDNAVCQDGTTASAVASSPKEKKGMFGSVFKTKPKRAADTETTESTKETIEELSKIFTTANFPWNNNVERSRESNTVTRVDDEELDIDDIDIEDDDDHHQQPKEQGILSGISKQKLASKFTSFKGKLKQMTAKNEKTVMSNEEKHEEKSGASVDQIKKKYGFASSSEEMGAAKMAQSKLQDNLKKLQGISLKTTEMEDTAKSFSSTAKELLNAVEFNKQSSKS; this is translated from the exons ATGTTCGTGAAGAAGCTGGTCGAGAAAGCAGGGAAGAAG CCTGGAGGAAGCTCATCGGAAGGGCTGAGAGCTAATGACGTTGAGCCACGTGTTGTATTACACTATGGAATCCCATCAGGAGCTCACTTGTTTGCTTATGATCCGGTTCAGAAGATCCTCGCAGTTTCCACCAC GGATGGTAGAATCAAGTTGTTTGGGAAAGATCAGACTCAGGCATTACTAGTGTCAGAAGAAGCATCCACAAGCAAGTTTACTGAG TTTGTTCAGAACCAAGGACTTCTTCTCAATGTGAATTCCAAAAACCAGATTGAA GTTTGGGACTTGGAGAAGAAGCTTATGTCTCATGTTCATGTATTCAACGGAGAGATCACATCTCTCAGGGTTATGCAACATACACCTTACTT TTATGTTGGAGACTCTTCTGGTAATGTATCAGTGTTGAAGATCGATCAAGATTCTAGTCAAGTGATACAAATGGATTACACTATACCTTATCTAGCATCAAATG GCTCTCCAGTTGAAGCTTCTGATGATACTTCAGTTGTGAGCATTCTACCACAGCCAACAGCTGAAACCAAAAG GATTCTACTAGTGTTTGGTAGTGGGTTTATAACGTTATGGGACATCAAAGAAAGCAAACCAGTTCTCAAAACAGGAGGAAAGCAGGAAGCAAAGAAAGCCACTTGTGCTTGTTGGGTTTGCCCTTCAGGAAGTAGAGTAGCCGTTGGATATAGCAACGCAGATATTCTAATATGGAGCATGACAGAGAGTTCTTCCATGGTCTGCAAGCTCAACCTCGGATACAAAGCCGAGAAAACACCGATAAATTCTCTAAAATGGGTCTACGCTGAAGGGAAAGCAAGCAGAGTTTACGTCACCGGATCATCCTCAAACTCCTTGCAAGTGGTTTTACTTAACGACCAAACCGAAGTTAAGATGGTTAAGCTGGGGCTTCATGTATCTGAGCCTTGCGTTGACATGGAGATGATCATAGCTGATGCTAAACAGGAGACTCTGCTTGTTCTTGGAAAGTCTGGACGTGTGTATGCCTACGATGATTACATGATTGAGAAGTATCTAATCCAATCTCAGTCCAAGTCACCTCCTTCTCTCTCTAAGGAGAGTGTTGTTAAGCTGCCGTTTTCAGATTCTTGCGGTGGTGTTACAGTAGGAAAGTTTCTTACAAACTCTTCACACTTGCTGAATCTCGCTGACGAGGATTATGCTCAGCTGGCGAAAGATACTGCACCGTTTCTTCCTTCTCAGATAGTTTCAAAGGAAGCTTCTCGTTCTGCTCATTTTCCTGGTTTCACCAAAGTTAAGAATGTTTACATCACGGGACATAGTGATGGAAGCATTGGTGTATGGGACATGTCCTGCCCTTTTCTCATTCCTGTCTTGTTCCTGAAAGAACAG CAGGCTGATCAAGATATATCATCACGTGGAACTGCTGCATTAACAGCTTTGCATTTCGACAGCAACTCAAGGCTTCTTGTCTCTGGTGATCAGAACGGAATGGTTCGCCTTTATAGGTTCAAACCTGAGCCATACCTAATAGAGAACAGTTTCATCCCTTTCCAAG GAAGCTCAAAGAAAGGGAATAACCATATTGTTCATAGTGTCAAGCACATAAAGCTCACTGGTTCCATAACATGTATTCAGAAAAGCCAAAACTCAAAACATCTCGGTATTGGATCAGATCAAGGACATGTTTCTCTGGTTGACGTTGAGGAAGCTACTGTGTTATACACAAAACACATTGCTAGTGAGATATGTCCAGGGATCACCTCCTTGCAATTTGAGAGTTGCAGTGTGCAAGGATTCGAGAAGAATGTGTTGGTGGTTGCTATGAGGGACTCGTCTGTTTTTGCTTTGGATAGTGATACAGGAAACATGATTGGAACAAACATGGTTAAGCCTAAAAAGCCATTCAAGGCTCTGTTCATGCAGATTCTAG ATGGAAAACAAGACTCTTCAGGAAATGGAGAGAGCATAGTTGAGGATGTTTCGACAAGGCAGCCTTCGGTTTTGCTTTGTTCTGAGAAAGCTATATACATCTACCCATTGTCTCAAGTTGTCCAGGGAGTGAAGAAGGTTCTTCACAAGAAAAAGTTTAGTTCTCCATCCATTTGCTCAGCTTCTACCTTCTATGGAACCTCTGGTGTTGGTCTTACACTTGTCTTCTCTGATGGAACTGTTGAGATAAG GTCTTTGCCAGAACTATCGCTGCTAAAACAAATTTCCATTAGAGGCTTCACATACTCTCCACCAAAACAAAACTCACTACCAGAGATTACCATATCTGCTTCATGGCATGGAGATCTAGTCATG GTGAATGGAGACGCTGAACTTATTGTCAGCTCAGTCTTACCTCAGAAGGAAACATTTAGGCTTGTGGAATCTTTGAGCAGAGTTTACAAGAAAGATAATGCGGTTTGTCAGGATGGAACCACTGCATCAGCGGTTGCTTCATCTCCAAAAGAAAAGAAG GGCATGTTTGGTTCTGTCTTCAAGACTAAACCCAAGCGTGCAGCTGATACAGAAACAACAGAAAGTACCAAGGAAACTATTGAGGAGCTTTCTAAAATCTTCACCACAGCTAATTTCCCATGGAACAACAATGTTGAGCGTAGTAGAGAGAGCAATACAGTTACTAGAGTTGACGATGAGGAGTTGGATATAG ATGACATTGATAtcgaggatgatgatgatcatcatcAGCAGCCTAAAGAACAAGGGATATTGTCAGGGATTAGTAAGCAGAAGCTGGCGAGTAAGTTTACGAGCTTCAAAGGTAAGCTGAAGCAGATGACGGCTAAGAATGAGAAGACTGTTATGAGCAATGAAGAGAAACATGAGGAGAAGAGTGGCGCATCAGTCGACCAGATCAAGAAGAAGTACGGTTTTGCTTCTTCGTCCGAG GAAATGGGTGCTGCCAAAATGGCTCAGAGCAAACTTCAAGACAACCTGAAGAAGCTACAG GGAATCAGCTTGAAGACGACTGAGATGGAAGATACTGCGAAGTCTTTCTCCTCTACGGCTAAAGAACTGTTAAATGCTGTGGAGTTCAACAAACAAAGCTCAAAATCTTAG
- the LOC111207897 gene encoding uncharacterized protein LOC111207897 isoform X2, giving the protein MFVKKLVEKAGKKPGGSSSEGLRANDVEPRVVLHYGIPSGAHLFAYDPVQKILAVSTTDGRIKLFGKDQTQALLVSEEASTSKFTEFVQNQGLLLNVNSKNQIEVWDLEKKLMSHVHVFNGEITSLRVMQHTPYFYVGDSSGNVSVLKIDQDSSQVIQMDYTIPYLASNGSPVEASDDTSVVSILPQPTAETKRILLVFGSGFITLWDIKESKPVLKTGGKQEAKKATCACWVCPSGSRVAVGYSNADILIWSMTESSSMVCKLNLGYKAEKTPINSLKWVYAEGKASRVYVTGSSSNSLQVVLLNDQTEVKMVKLGLHVSEPCVDMEMIIADAKQETLLVLGKSGRVYAYDDYMIEKYLIQSQSKSPPSLSKESVVKLPFSDSCGGVTVGKFLTNSSHLLNLADEDYAQLAKDTAPFLPSQIVSKEASRSAHFPGFTKVKNVYITGHSDGSIGVWDMSCPFLIPVLFLKEQADQDISSRGTAALTALHFDSNSRLLVSGDQNGMVRLYRFKPEPYLIENSFIPFQGSSKKGNNHIVHSVKHIKLTGSITCIQKSQNSKHLGIGSDQGHVSLVDVEEATVLYTKHIASEICPGITSLQFESCSVQGFEKNVLVVAMRDSSVFALDSDTGNMIGTNMVKPKKPFKALFMQILDGKQDSSGNGESIVEDVSTRQPSVLLCSEKAIYIYPLSQVVQGVKKVLHKKKFSSPSICSASTFYGTSGVGLTLVFSDGTVEIRSLPELSLLKQISIRGFTYSPPKQNSLPEITISASWHGDLVMVNGDAELIVSSVLPQKETFRLVESLSRVYKKDNAVCQDGTTASAVASSPKEKKGMFGSVFKTKPKRAADTETTESTKETIEELSKIFTTANFPWNNNVERSRESNTVTRVDDEELDIDDIDIEDDDDHHQQPKEQGILSGISKQKLASKFTSFKGKLKQMTAKNEKTVMSNEEKHEEKSGASVDQIKKKYGFASSSEEMGAAKMAQSKLQDNLKKLQGISLKTTEMEDTAKSFSSTAKELLNAVEFNKQSSKS; this is encoded by the exons ATGTTCGTGAAGAAGCTGGTCGAGAAAGCAGGGAAGAAG CCTGGAGGAAGCTCATCGGAAGGGCTGAGAGCTAATGACGTTGAGCCACGTGTTGTATTACACTATGGAATCCCATCAGGAGCTCACTTGTTTGCTTATGATCCGGTTCAGAAGATCCTCGCAGTTTCCACCAC GGATGGTAGAATCAAGTTGTTTGGGAAAGATCAGACTCAGGCATTACTAGTGTCAGAAGAAGCATCCACAAGCAAGTTTACTGAG TTTGTTCAGAACCAAGGACTTCTTCTCAATGTGAATTCCAAAAACCAGATTGAA GTTTGGGACTTGGAGAAGAAGCTTATGTCTCATGTTCATGTATTCAACGGAGAGATCACATCTCTCAGGGTTATGCAACATACACCTTACTT TTATGTTGGAGACTCTTCTGGTAATGTATCAGTGTTGAAGATCGATCAAGATTCTAGTCAAGTGATACAAATGGATTACACTATACCTTATCTAGCATCAAATG GCTCTCCAGTTGAAGCTTCTGATGATACTTCAGTTGTGAGCATTCTACCACAGCCAACAGCTGAAACCAAAAG GATTCTACTAGTGTTTGGTAGTGGGTTTATAACGTTATGGGACATCAAAGAAAGCAAACCAGTTCTCAAAACAGGAGGAAAGCAGGAAGCAAAGAAAGCCACTTGTGCTTGTTGGGTTTGCCCTTCAGGAAGTAGAGTAGCCGTTGGATATAGCAACGCAGATATTCTAATATGGAGCATGACAGAGAGTTCTTCCATGGTCTGCAAGCTCAACCTCGGATACAAAGCCGAGAAAACACCGATAAATTCTCTAAAATGGGTCTACGCTGAAGGGAAAGCAAGCAGAGTTTACGTCACCGGATCATCCTCAAACTCCTTGCAAGTGGTTTTACTTAACGACCAAACCGAAGTTAAGATGGTTAAGCTGGGGCTTCATGTATCTGAGCCTTGCGTTGACATGGAGATGATCATAGCTGATGCTAAACAGGAGACTCTGCTTGTTCTTGGAAAGTCTGGACGTGTGTATGCCTACGATGATTACATGATTGAGAAGTATCTAATCCAATCTCAGTCCAAGTCACCTCCTTCTCTCTCTAAGGAGAGTGTTGTTAAGCTGCCGTTTTCAGATTCTTGCGGTGGTGTTACAGTAGGAAAGTTTCTTACAAACTCTTCACACTTGCTGAATCTCGCTGACGAGGATTATGCTCAGCTGGCGAAAGATACTGCACCGTTTCTTCCTTCTCAGATAGTTTCAAAGGAAGCTTCTCGTTCTGCTCATTTTCCTGGTTTCACCAAAGTTAAGAATGTTTACATCACGGGACATAGTGATGGAAGCATTGGTGTATGGGACATGTCCTGCCCTTTTCTCATTCCTGTCTTGTTCCTGAAAGAACAG GCTGATCAAGATATATCATCACGTGGAACTGCTGCATTAACAGCTTTGCATTTCGACAGCAACTCAAGGCTTCTTGTCTCTGGTGATCAGAACGGAATGGTTCGCCTTTATAGGTTCAAACCTGAGCCATACCTAATAGAGAACAGTTTCATCCCTTTCCAAG GAAGCTCAAAGAAAGGGAATAACCATATTGTTCATAGTGTCAAGCACATAAAGCTCACTGGTTCCATAACATGTATTCAGAAAAGCCAAAACTCAAAACATCTCGGTATTGGATCAGATCAAGGACATGTTTCTCTGGTTGACGTTGAGGAAGCTACTGTGTTATACACAAAACACATTGCTAGTGAGATATGTCCAGGGATCACCTCCTTGCAATTTGAGAGTTGCAGTGTGCAAGGATTCGAGAAGAATGTGTTGGTGGTTGCTATGAGGGACTCGTCTGTTTTTGCTTTGGATAGTGATACAGGAAACATGATTGGAACAAACATGGTTAAGCCTAAAAAGCCATTCAAGGCTCTGTTCATGCAGATTCTAG ATGGAAAACAAGACTCTTCAGGAAATGGAGAGAGCATAGTTGAGGATGTTTCGACAAGGCAGCCTTCGGTTTTGCTTTGTTCTGAGAAAGCTATATACATCTACCCATTGTCTCAAGTTGTCCAGGGAGTGAAGAAGGTTCTTCACAAGAAAAAGTTTAGTTCTCCATCCATTTGCTCAGCTTCTACCTTCTATGGAACCTCTGGTGTTGGTCTTACACTTGTCTTCTCTGATGGAACTGTTGAGATAAG GTCTTTGCCAGAACTATCGCTGCTAAAACAAATTTCCATTAGAGGCTTCACATACTCTCCACCAAAACAAAACTCACTACCAGAGATTACCATATCTGCTTCATGGCATGGAGATCTAGTCATG GTGAATGGAGACGCTGAACTTATTGTCAGCTCAGTCTTACCTCAGAAGGAAACATTTAGGCTTGTGGAATCTTTGAGCAGAGTTTACAAGAAAGATAATGCGGTTTGTCAGGATGGAACCACTGCATCAGCGGTTGCTTCATCTCCAAAAGAAAAGAAG GGCATGTTTGGTTCTGTCTTCAAGACTAAACCCAAGCGTGCAGCTGATACAGAAACAACAGAAAGTACCAAGGAAACTATTGAGGAGCTTTCTAAAATCTTCACCACAGCTAATTTCCCATGGAACAACAATGTTGAGCGTAGTAGAGAGAGCAATACAGTTACTAGAGTTGACGATGAGGAGTTGGATATAG ATGACATTGATAtcgaggatgatgatgatcatcatcAGCAGCCTAAAGAACAAGGGATATTGTCAGGGATTAGTAAGCAGAAGCTGGCGAGTAAGTTTACGAGCTTCAAAGGTAAGCTGAAGCAGATGACGGCTAAGAATGAGAAGACTGTTATGAGCAATGAAGAGAAACATGAGGAGAAGAGTGGCGCATCAGTCGACCAGATCAAGAAGAAGTACGGTTTTGCTTCTTCGTCCGAG GAAATGGGTGCTGCCAAAATGGCTCAGAGCAAACTTCAAGACAACCTGAAGAAGCTACAG GGAATCAGCTTGAAGACGACTGAGATGGAAGATACTGCGAAGTCTTTCTCCTCTACGGCTAAAGAACTGTTAAATGCTGTGGAGTTCAACAAACAAAGCTCAAAATCTTAG
- the LOC111207897 gene encoding uncharacterized protein LOC111207897 isoform X3 — protein MQLFTILPPLLQPGGSSSEGLRANDVEPRVVLHYGIPSGAHLFAYDPVQKILAVSTTDGRIKLFGKDQTQALLVSEEASTSKFTEFVQNQGLLLNVNSKNQIEVWDLEKKLMSHVHVFNGEITSLRVMQHTPYFYVGDSSGNVSVLKIDQDSSQVIQMDYTIPYLASNGSPVEASDDTSVVSILPQPTAETKRILLVFGSGFITLWDIKESKPVLKTGGKQEAKKATCACWVCPSGSRVAVGYSNADILIWSMTESSSMVCKLNLGYKAEKTPINSLKWVYAEGKASRVYVTGSSSNSLQVVLLNDQTEVKMVKLGLHVSEPCVDMEMIIADAKQETLLVLGKSGRVYAYDDYMIEKYLIQSQSKSPPSLSKESVVKLPFSDSCGGVTVGKFLTNSSHLLNLADEDYAQLAKDTAPFLPSQIVSKEASRSAHFPGFTKVKNVYITGHSDGSIGVWDMSCPFLIPVLFLKEQQADQDISSRGTAALTALHFDSNSRLLVSGDQNGMVRLYRFKPEPYLIENSFIPFQGSSKKGNNHIVHSVKHIKLTGSITCIQKSQNSKHLGIGSDQGHVSLVDVEEATVLYTKHIASEICPGITSLQFESCSVQGFEKNVLVVAMRDSSVFALDSDTGNMIGTNMVKPKKPFKALFMQILDGKQDSSGNGESIVEDVSTRQPSVLLCSEKAIYIYPLSQVVQGVKKVLHKKKFSSPSICSASTFYGTSGVGLTLVFSDGTVEIRSLPELSLLKQISIRGFTYSPPKQNSLPEITISASWHGDLVMVNGDAELIVSSVLPQKETFRLVESLSRVYKKDNAVCQDGTTASAVASSPKEKKGMFGSVFKTKPKRAADTETTESTKETIEELSKIFTTANFPWNNNVERSRESNTVTRVDDEELDIDDIDIEDDDDHHQQPKEQGILSGISKQKLASKFTSFKGKLKQMTAKNEKTVMSNEEKHEEKSGASVDQIKKKYGFASSSEEMGAAKMAQSKLQDNLKKLQGISLKTTEMEDTAKSFSSTAKELLNAVEFNKQSSKS, from the exons ATGCAGCTTTTTACCATTCTGCCACCATTGTTGCAGCCTGGAGGAAGCTCATCGGAAGGGCTGAGAGCTAATGACGTTGAGCCACGTGTTGTATTACACTATGGAATCCCATCAGGAGCTCACTTGTTTGCTTATGATCCGGTTCAGAAGATCCTCGCAGTTTCCACCAC GGATGGTAGAATCAAGTTGTTTGGGAAAGATCAGACTCAGGCATTACTAGTGTCAGAAGAAGCATCCACAAGCAAGTTTACTGAG TTTGTTCAGAACCAAGGACTTCTTCTCAATGTGAATTCCAAAAACCAGATTGAA GTTTGGGACTTGGAGAAGAAGCTTATGTCTCATGTTCATGTATTCAACGGAGAGATCACATCTCTCAGGGTTATGCAACATACACCTTACTT TTATGTTGGAGACTCTTCTGGTAATGTATCAGTGTTGAAGATCGATCAAGATTCTAGTCAAGTGATACAAATGGATTACACTATACCTTATCTAGCATCAAATG GCTCTCCAGTTGAAGCTTCTGATGATACTTCAGTTGTGAGCATTCTACCACAGCCAACAGCTGAAACCAAAAG GATTCTACTAGTGTTTGGTAGTGGGTTTATAACGTTATGGGACATCAAAGAAAGCAAACCAGTTCTCAAAACAGGAGGAAAGCAGGAAGCAAAGAAAGCCACTTGTGCTTGTTGGGTTTGCCCTTCAGGAAGTAGAGTAGCCGTTGGATATAGCAACGCAGATATTCTAATATGGAGCATGACAGAGAGTTCTTCCATGGTCTGCAAGCTCAACCTCGGATACAAAGCCGAGAAAACACCGATAAATTCTCTAAAATGGGTCTACGCTGAAGGGAAAGCAAGCAGAGTTTACGTCACCGGATCATCCTCAAACTCCTTGCAAGTGGTTTTACTTAACGACCAAACCGAAGTTAAGATGGTTAAGCTGGGGCTTCATGTATCTGAGCCTTGCGTTGACATGGAGATGATCATAGCTGATGCTAAACAGGAGACTCTGCTTGTTCTTGGAAAGTCTGGACGTGTGTATGCCTACGATGATTACATGATTGAGAAGTATCTAATCCAATCTCAGTCCAAGTCACCTCCTTCTCTCTCTAAGGAGAGTGTTGTTAAGCTGCCGTTTTCAGATTCTTGCGGTGGTGTTACAGTAGGAAAGTTTCTTACAAACTCTTCACACTTGCTGAATCTCGCTGACGAGGATTATGCTCAGCTGGCGAAAGATACTGCACCGTTTCTTCCTTCTCAGATAGTTTCAAAGGAAGCTTCTCGTTCTGCTCATTTTCCTGGTTTCACCAAAGTTAAGAATGTTTACATCACGGGACATAGTGATGGAAGCATTGGTGTATGGGACATGTCCTGCCCTTTTCTCATTCCTGTCTTGTTCCTGAAAGAACAG CAGGCTGATCAAGATATATCATCACGTGGAACTGCTGCATTAACAGCTTTGCATTTCGACAGCAACTCAAGGCTTCTTGTCTCTGGTGATCAGAACGGAATGGTTCGCCTTTATAGGTTCAAACCTGAGCCATACCTAATAGAGAACAGTTTCATCCCTTTCCAAG GAAGCTCAAAGAAAGGGAATAACCATATTGTTCATAGTGTCAAGCACATAAAGCTCACTGGTTCCATAACATGTATTCAGAAAAGCCAAAACTCAAAACATCTCGGTATTGGATCAGATCAAGGACATGTTTCTCTGGTTGACGTTGAGGAAGCTACTGTGTTATACACAAAACACATTGCTAGTGAGATATGTCCAGGGATCACCTCCTTGCAATTTGAGAGTTGCAGTGTGCAAGGATTCGAGAAGAATGTGTTGGTGGTTGCTATGAGGGACTCGTCTGTTTTTGCTTTGGATAGTGATACAGGAAACATGATTGGAACAAACATGGTTAAGCCTAAAAAGCCATTCAAGGCTCTGTTCATGCAGATTCTAG ATGGAAAACAAGACTCTTCAGGAAATGGAGAGAGCATAGTTGAGGATGTTTCGACAAGGCAGCCTTCGGTTTTGCTTTGTTCTGAGAAAGCTATATACATCTACCCATTGTCTCAAGTTGTCCAGGGAGTGAAGAAGGTTCTTCACAAGAAAAAGTTTAGTTCTCCATCCATTTGCTCAGCTTCTACCTTCTATGGAACCTCTGGTGTTGGTCTTACACTTGTCTTCTCTGATGGAACTGTTGAGATAAG GTCTTTGCCAGAACTATCGCTGCTAAAACAAATTTCCATTAGAGGCTTCACATACTCTCCACCAAAACAAAACTCACTACCAGAGATTACCATATCTGCTTCATGGCATGGAGATCTAGTCATG GTGAATGGAGACGCTGAACTTATTGTCAGCTCAGTCTTACCTCAGAAGGAAACATTTAGGCTTGTGGAATCTTTGAGCAGAGTTTACAAGAAAGATAATGCGGTTTGTCAGGATGGAACCACTGCATCAGCGGTTGCTTCATCTCCAAAAGAAAAGAAG GGCATGTTTGGTTCTGTCTTCAAGACTAAACCCAAGCGTGCAGCTGATACAGAAACAACAGAAAGTACCAAGGAAACTATTGAGGAGCTTTCTAAAATCTTCACCACAGCTAATTTCCCATGGAACAACAATGTTGAGCGTAGTAGAGAGAGCAATACAGTTACTAGAGTTGACGATGAGGAGTTGGATATAG ATGACATTGATAtcgaggatgatgatgatcatcatcAGCAGCCTAAAGAACAAGGGATATTGTCAGGGATTAGTAAGCAGAAGCTGGCGAGTAAGTTTACGAGCTTCAAAGGTAAGCTGAAGCAGATGACGGCTAAGAATGAGAAGACTGTTATGAGCAATGAAGAGAAACATGAGGAGAAGAGTGGCGCATCAGTCGACCAGATCAAGAAGAAGTACGGTTTTGCTTCTTCGTCCGAG GAAATGGGTGCTGCCAAAATGGCTCAGAGCAAACTTCAAGACAACCTGAAGAAGCTACAG GGAATCAGCTTGAAGACGACTGAGATGGAAGATACTGCGAAGTCTTTCTCCTCTACGGCTAAAGAACTGTTAAATGCTGTGGAGTTCAACAAACAAAGCTCAAAATCTTAG
- the LOC111207898 gene encoding high mobility group B protein 4 — protein MKGGESKAQAKSTDERLKTRGKKAGKKVKDPNKPKRPPSAFFVFLEGFRKEFNLANPDNKSVGAVGKAAGAKWKSMTAEDKAPYVAKAETKKTEYAKTMQKYNMKLANGTSTAGDDDSDKSKSEVNDEEDAASDEEEDDD, from the exons ATGAAAGGTGGTGAAAGCAAAGCGCAAGCGAAGAGCACTGACGAGAG ATTGAAGACGAGAGGGAAGAAAGCAGGGAAGAAAGTGAAGGATCCGAACAAGCCTAAGAGGCCTCCAAGTGCTTTCTTCGTCTTCCT GGAGGGATTCCGAAAGGAGTTCAATCTAGCTAACCCTGACAACAAATCCGTTGGAGCT GTTGGTAAAGCTGCTGGAGCCAAATGGAAATCAATGACTGCTGAA GATAAAGCTCCTTATGTAGCCAAGGCTGAGACCAAGAAGACTGAATACGCCAAGACTATGCAAAAATACAACATGAAATTG gCTAATGGAACGAGTACAGCTGGAGATGATGACTCTGACAAGTCCAAGTCTGAGGTCAACGACGAGGAAGATGCTGCAAGTGATGAG gaggaagatgatgattaA
- the LOC111208239 gene encoding uncharacterized protein LOC111208239 translates to MSLFASFFGCFIPKSSSRISSDDGSTSNSKVMSLEKPKRKADDTSRAPIIVTYFPVGSNLSRL, encoded by the coding sequence ATGTCTCTCTTCGCGTCCTTCTTTGGTTGCTTCATTCCAAAATCCAGCTCAAGGATTAGCTCAGACGATGGTAGTACTAGTAACTCGAAAGTCATGTCTCTGgagaaaccaaaaagaaaagctGATGATACTTCGAGAGCTCCGATCATAGTGACTTATTTTCCAGTAGGTTCGAATCTTTCACGTTTGTAA